From Paenibacillus sp. GP183, one genomic window encodes:
- the acpS gene encoding holo-ACP synthase — MIVGIGTDLVEIARMRRVLEQSTGTRFLERILTPKERELALKRKGRLAEFAAGRFAAKEAVVKALGCGIGKQVGFQDVEVLPNELGKPECSIPAEALERAGHGSIRIHLSITHTEAMASAYVIVERA; from the coding sequence ATGATCGTTGGAATCGGCACGGATTTGGTGGAAATCGCCAGGATGCGCAGAGTGCTGGAGCAGTCGACGGGAACGCGATTTTTGGAACGAATTTTGACGCCAAAGGAGCGAGAGCTCGCTTTGAAACGGAAGGGAAGGCTGGCGGAATTTGCCGCCGGACGGTTCGCCGCCAAGGAAGCTGTCGTCAAAGCGCTCGGCTGCGGCATCGGCAAGCAGGTTGGCTTTCAAGATGTGGAAGTACTGCCGAATGAGCTGGGCAAGCCCGAATGCAGTATTCCGGCAGAAGCCCTGGAACGTGCAGGACATGGCAGTATTCGCATCCATCTCAGCATCACGCATACGGAAGCTATGGCATCCGCTTACGTGATAGTAGAGCGGGCTTAA
- a CDS encoding Crp/Fnr family transcriptional regulator — MKTIAQLLQQVPIFQVLTEEELLELAPLFTEKKHKKGKILFLEGDPGDEFYLIKSGVVKIYRIDDSKEIILSLFRDGDFFGEMSLINESLTRSATVETLEATTLYSLKRSVFIQFMEKSPKLIIKLLEATMERLRKANEQIFDLTFLDVRSRIVKAIMRLSLEYGNATEEGILIDMKLTHQQLANLVGTVRESVTKVLLELQMERMIEIRQKRIILKNQDALKDELI; from the coding sequence ATGAAAACAATCGCTCAACTATTGCAGCAAGTCCCCATTTTTCAAGTGCTCACGGAAGAGGAGCTGCTTGAGCTCGCCCCCCTTTTCACAGAGAAAAAACATAAAAAGGGGAAGATTCTTTTTCTTGAAGGAGATCCAGGAGATGAATTCTATTTAATCAAATCCGGAGTGGTCAAAATATATCGAATCGACGACTCGAAGGAAATTATCCTTTCCCTGTTTAGGGACGGTGATTTTTTCGGTGAAATGTCTCTCATCAACGAGAGTCTTACTCGTTCCGCCACAGTGGAAACACTGGAAGCAACCACCCTGTATTCATTAAAGCGCTCCGTATTTATTCAGTTTATGGAGAAAAGCCCCAAGCTTATCATAAAACTGCTTGAAGCTACCATGGAACGTCTGCGTAAAGCCAATGAACAAATATTCGATCTTACTTTTCTGGATGTTCGCTCTCGAATCGTGAAAGCCATAATGAGGCTGTCATTGGAGTATGGCAATGCTACGGAAGAAGGCATTCTGATCGATATGAAGCTTACGCATCAACAGCTTGCGAACTTGGTCGGAACTGTTCGTGAATCGGTCACGAAGGTATTGCTGGAGCTGCAAATGGAACGAATGATTGAAATCCGACAGAAACGGATTATTTTGAAAAACCAGGATGCCCTGAAAGATGAGCTTATTTAG
- a CDS encoding superoxide dismutase yields the protein MAHQLPPLPYPNNALEPHIDETTMMIHHDRHHNAYVTNLNAALDKHAELHDKSLTGLISNLNDVPEDIRTAVRNNGGGHANHSFFWETIGPNAGGAPSGALAAAIDSELGGFDKFKETFAAAGATRFGSGWAWLVKGKDGKLKVYSLPNQDSPIMEGDTPLLGLDVWEHAYYLKYQNKRPDYIAAFWNVVNWTEVGKRFNAAK from the coding sequence ATGGCACATCAATTACCACCGTTACCGTATCCGAACAACGCACTCGAGCCTCATATCGACGAAACTACAATGATGATTCACCACGACCGCCATCACAATGCTTATGTGACGAACCTGAATGCAGCGCTTGACAAGCATGCTGAGCTGCATGATAAATCCTTAACGGGTCTTATAAGCAACCTGAATGATGTACCTGAAGATATTCGTACCGCAGTTCGCAATAATGGCGGCGGCCACGCTAACCATTCCTTCTTCTGGGAAACTATCGGACCGAACGCAGGCGGAGCTCCATCCGGAGCTCTTGCAGCGGCTATCGACAGCGAGCTAGGCGGCTTTGATAAGTTCAAAGAGACATTTGCGGCGGCTGGAGCAACTCGTTTCGGTTCTGGCTGGGCATGGCTGGTAAAAGGTAAAGACGGCAAACTGAAGGTTTACAGCCTTCCTAACCAAGACAGCCCAATCATGGAAGGTGATACTCCGCTTCTTGGCCTTGACGTATGGGAGCATGCATACTATTTGAAATATCAAAACAAACGCCCTGATTACATTGCCGCATTCTGGAATGTAGTAAACTGGACTGAGGTTGGCAAGCGTTTCAACGCTGCGAAATAA
- a CDS encoding cytochrome c: MFKHTWLLGAACFVIISLTACGTTKNTPNPENAGPSTAASLAPSSDSKYVKAEELFKKTNCISCHGVDLSGRVGPKTNLQKIGAAYTPEQIANQIRGGGGGMPGYEHKLTADEIQLLTDWLSSKK, translated from the coding sequence ATGTTCAAGCATACATGGCTGCTCGGTGCAGCTTGCTTTGTCATTATAAGCCTTACAGCTTGCGGAACGACTAAAAATACGCCGAATCCGGAAAACGCAGGACCATCTACGGCTGCATCTTTGGCACCAAGCTCGGACAGCAAGTACGTAAAAGCCGAGGAGTTGTTTAAAAAAACCAACTGCATCAGCTGCCATGGTGTGGATCTTTCAGGCCGCGTTGGTCCTAAAACCAACCTGCAAAAAATTGGTGCTGCCTATACACCCGAGCAAATTGCCAATCAAATTCGCGGCGGCGGAGGCGGCATGCCAGGCTATGAACACAAGCTGACAGCAGACGAAATTCAGCTGCTTACGGATTGGCTCAGCTCGAAGAAATGA
- a CDS encoding DUF402 domain-containing protein: MENFSQYIIKSFKHDGHLHRMWLENWRIPEEQLHPDHKNESMIVLINSQTKIREADGKEWMSRIPGVSFFMPNQWFNIVALLEDTGIRYYCNIASPPYLAKDVITYIDYDLDVILYPDGSTHVVDQEEYERHKTSYRYSPLVEKKVMHGMDLLLERVNKGKSPFQDMQVLRYYELWEKLRDDSSS; encoded by the coding sequence TTGGAAAATTTTTCACAGTATATTATCAAAAGCTTCAAGCATGACGGGCATCTTCATCGGATGTGGTTGGAAAATTGGCGAATTCCAGAGGAACAGCTGCACCCCGATCATAAGAACGAATCGATGATAGTGCTAATCAACAGTCAAACCAAAATTCGTGAAGCGGATGGCAAGGAATGGATGAGCCGAATTCCCGGAGTTTCTTTTTTTATGCCGAATCAATGGTTTAATATTGTTGCCCTGCTTGAAGATACCGGTATTCGTTATTATTGCAATATTGCATCTCCGCCTTATTTGGCAAAGGATGTTATCACATATATCGACTACGATCTGGATGTGATTCTTTATCCGGATGGAAGCACTCACGTTGTGGATCAAGAAGAGTATGAGCGCCATAAAACAAGCTATCGCTATTCTCCTTTAGTTGAAAAGAAGGTTATGCATGGAATGGACCTGCTTTTGGAGCGTGTGAATAAAGGCAAGTCTCCCTTTCAGGATATGCAGGTATTGAGATATTATGAGCTGTGGGAGAAGCTAAGAGACGACAGTTCAAGCTGA
- a CDS encoding HD-GYP domain-containing protein, whose product MRILPTRMCQPGMRLAKPIFTEEGHVLVGHQVELTNSMLSKLSQLGVNYLYIEDSRTEDILIEDPIHDQTRSLLRTSLGQIFERFGATAGISSNAQASDSMGRLFQEGMSRVIDDFNGHKNEAVMLAAINLAAPNNMEKHFSQNAINVCIVATKLAIQEGSFTRDDLMTIGMGALLHDVGNVQIPKQILEKNAPLTSNEFMEVQKHAEYGFQLLRDTFGVPLVAAHCALQHHERMNGSGYPFGLVGEQIHPYARWIGMLDSYDAMIHPRSYRNAMTPSHALEVLYGNAGTLYDINMVKLFRNNVAIFPLGLSVTLSTGEKGIVSRINPSSMQRPVVRVLRDAAGLELRSPYEIDLSRTLNIIINEVGEQLLV is encoded by the coding sequence ATGCGAATATTACCAACCAGGATGTGCCAACCCGGTATGCGTCTTGCGAAACCGATCTTTACAGAGGAAGGCCATGTCCTTGTAGGCCATCAGGTTGAACTCACAAACAGTATGCTCAGCAAACTCAGTCAATTGGGCGTTAATTACTTATACATTGAAGATTCGCGTACCGAAGATATTCTTATCGAGGATCCCATCCATGATCAAACCAGATCGTTGCTGCGTACATCACTGGGGCAAATCTTTGAGCGATTTGGGGCCACTGCCGGAATCTCCTCCAACGCTCAGGCCTCCGATTCCATGGGCAGGCTCTTCCAGGAAGGGATGTCACGCGTCATCGATGACTTTAACGGCCACAAGAATGAGGCTGTCATGCTAGCCGCCATCAATCTGGCCGCACCAAACAATATGGAGAAGCATTTTAGCCAGAACGCGATCAATGTTTGTATTGTTGCCACAAAGCTGGCGATCCAGGAAGGGAGCTTTACACGCGATGATCTGATGACCATCGGGATGGGCGCCTTGCTGCATGATGTGGGAAATGTCCAAATTCCCAAACAAATCCTGGAGAAAAATGCGCCATTAACTTCCAATGAGTTTATGGAAGTTCAAAAGCATGCTGAATATGGCTTCCAATTACTGAGGGATACATTTGGAGTTCCCTTGGTAGCGGCCCACTGCGCGCTGCAGCATCATGAACGGATGAATGGAAGCGGCTACCCTTTTGGATTAGTCGGAGAGCAGATACATCCATATGCCAGATGGATCGGCATGCTTGATTCCTACGACGCCATGATTCATCCTCGTTCTTATCGTAATGCGATGACTCCAAGTCATGCTTTGGAAGTTCTTTACGGAAACGCAGGAACATTGTACGATATAAATATGGTCAAACTGTTCCGTAATAACGTCGCGATTTTCCCTTTAGGCTTATCTGTCACATTAAGCACAGGTGAGAAAGGCATTGTTTCTCGTATTAATCCAAGCAGTATGCAGCGTCCTGTGGTCCGAGTTCTAAGGGATGCCGCGGGCTTGGAGTTAAGGAGTCCTTACGAGATCGATTTATCGCGCACATTAAACATAATCATCAATGAGGTGGGAGAGCAGTTATTGGTTTGA
- the mutY gene encoding A/G-specific adenine glycosylase, with product MYSEEKKQYFSHELLNWYSLHKRDLPWRRSKNPYHIWISEVMLQQTRVDTVIPYFHRFIEQFPTVQALAEAPEDHVLKAWEGLGYYSRARNLQSAVREVHERYGGQVPSEKNEISSLKGVGPYTSGAILSIAYNKPEPAVDGNVMRVLSRFFLIEEDIMKPSTRVYMEGLARELILEGTASEFNQALMELGATVCSPRSPYCLTCPVMAHCSAREEGMAETLPVKKKAKPPRPELRIAAFIEGTGKDAGKWLVRQRPQEGLLARMWELPHVELKHADGLDNAENMQVLRDLILQEAGMVVSPREWMMDIEHTFSHIHWNMKVYLCRLGEENRNDDKEFWMPFHYRFIGTEEMGDYAFPNVFARIMQGVVVSSKTK from the coding sequence ATGTACAGTGAAGAGAAAAAACAGTATTTTTCCCATGAATTATTAAATTGGTACAGCCTTCATAAACGGGACCTGCCTTGGCGCAGAAGTAAAAACCCATATCATATCTGGATTTCTGAAGTCATGCTGCAGCAAACTCGCGTCGACACGGTTATCCCTTATTTCCATCGGTTTATTGAACAATTTCCAACGGTTCAGGCTTTGGCCGAGGCTCCTGAAGATCATGTGCTCAAAGCCTGGGAAGGCCTCGGTTACTATTCGCGTGCGCGAAATCTGCAAAGCGCGGTTAGGGAGGTTCACGAACGGTACGGCGGTCAAGTGCCAAGCGAGAAGAACGAAATTTCCTCATTAAAAGGGGTCGGCCCCTATACCTCAGGTGCAATTCTAAGTATTGCTTACAATAAACCTGAGCCTGCAGTGGATGGAAATGTGATGCGAGTGCTTTCACGTTTTTTTCTGATTGAAGAAGATATCATGAAACCGAGCACCAGAGTGTACATGGAAGGATTAGCCAGGGAATTGATTTTGGAAGGAACCGCGAGTGAATTTAATCAAGCTTTGATGGAGCTTGGAGCAACCGTCTGCAGCCCGCGTTCACCTTATTGCCTGACCTGCCCGGTTATGGCTCATTGCTCGGCTCGCGAAGAAGGAATGGCTGAAACTCTGCCAGTCAAGAAGAAAGCCAAGCCTCCGCGTCCGGAGCTAAGAATTGCCGCTTTTATCGAAGGCACTGGCAAGGACGCAGGCAAATGGCTGGTGCGTCAGCGTCCACAAGAAGGATTGCTGGCTCGTATGTGGGAGCTGCCTCATGTCGAGCTGAAGCATGCCGACGGGTTGGATAATGCAGAGAATATGCAGGTCTTGCGCGATTTGATATTGCAGGAAGCAGGGATGGTTGTATCTCCAAGGGAGTGGATGATGGATATAGAGCATACTTTTAGCCATATTCATTGGAACATGAAGGTGTACCTATGTCGACTGGGCGAAGAAAACCGCAATGATGATAAGGAATTTTGGATGCCATTTCATTATCGTTTTATCGGGACTGAAGAGATGGGCGATTATGCGTTTCCTAATGTGTTTGCGAGGATCATGCAGGGGGTTGTGGTTAGCAGCAAAACTAAATAA
- a CDS encoding GNAT family N-acetyltransferase yields MHVRSFQLADTPSVTKLLQEVLTETCYEDTMEAFARQLSWDTELVLIAEDDEQIVGIIIGTIDHNNGYYYRIAVAERHQRKGIGRAMIEAMKQRFLQRKVNKIMVTVDVHNEIMLPIYESAGYRSSDFSRAAHRLSIIKKVSS; encoded by the coding sequence ATGCACGTTCGTTCATTTCAACTTGCCGATACCCCATCGGTTACGAAGCTCTTGCAGGAAGTATTAACAGAAACCTGTTATGAAGACACCATGGAAGCTTTCGCGCGTCAGTTGTCCTGGGACACTGAACTGGTATTGATCGCGGAAGATGATGAGCAGATCGTTGGCATTATTATAGGCACCATTGATCATAACAACGGATACTATTACAGAATAGCCGTTGCTGAGCGGCACCAGCGTAAAGGTATAGGAAGAGCTATGATTGAAGCCATGAAGCAACGGTTTTTGCAGCGAAAAGTGAACAAAATAATGGTTACCGTGGATGTTCATAATGAGATTATGCTTCCCATTTATGAATCTGCAGGTTACCGTTCCTCTGACTTTTCGAGAGCGGCTCATCGTCTGAGTATTATAAAAAAAGTCAGCAGTTAA